One segment of Arvicanthis niloticus isolate mArvNil1 chromosome 5, mArvNil1.pat.X, whole genome shotgun sequence DNA contains the following:
- the Ccdc163 gene encoding transmembrane protein CCDC163 isoform X3 — translation MRFSVQLMKIWPGLSRVCIPFAFPPQPGAQAQQPWALKTPILGERLSCPEAHSSSLWDEVTKLRSQLQTQAQVTEVLRHSVQRLLKDREQQKFKISALEASLKLLQEGPKGRALLEQRLEGLRKELQGLRSQVQELAQTQMKTRPGKFSTTSGFHQELQSEHQLLWEESEILREELKLLRDQLSQHQELLLKQMAEGHQVQARSWKTLEHLQSDQMDKVPTLEVARKEAHDAQKEESYLLRNSVHAQQSKLPLATIFAMSLSSSSSEVSLPDCDRSCELLKKLERELQNNSLSDLELSSSRFCGFRARSLGQEDLFLKGPRIFQSDL, via the exons ATGCGGTTCTCAGTTCAACTGATGAAAATATGGCCCGGATTAAG CAGAGTTTGTATCCCCTTCGCGTTTCCTCCACAG CCAGGGGCCCAAGCTCAACAGCCTTGGGCTCTAAAGACTCCCATTCTTGGAGAGAGACTGAGCTGTCCTGAAGCCCACAGCTCCTCTCTCTGGGATGAAGTTACTAAACTCCGATCCCAGCTTCAGACTCAGGCTCAG GTGACTGAGGTTCTAAGGCATTCTGTGCAGAGGCTGTTGAAGGATCGGGAGCagcagaagttcaagatcagtgCTTTAGAAG CATCACTAAAACTGCTGCAGGAGGGCCCAAAAGGGAGAGCCCTTCTGGAGCAACGCCTGGAAGGGTTGAGAAAGGAACTGCAGGGCCTTCGGAGTCAGGTTCAAGAGCTAGCCCAAACCCAAATGAAAACAAGACCAGGAAAGTTCAGCACTACCAGCGGCTTTCACCAAGAACTGCAGAGTGA GCACCAACTTTTGTGGGAAGAGTCAGAGATTCTTCGGGAGGAACTGAAGTTGCTTCGAGACCAGCTGA GCCAACATCAAGAGTTGTTGCTGAAACAGATGGCCGAGGGCCACCAGGTTCAGGCCCGAAGCTGGAAG ACATTGGAACACCTACAGAGTGACCAGATGGACAAGGTTCCTACCTTGGAGGTTGCCAGGAAAGAGGCCCATGATGCCCAGAAGGAAGAGTCCTACCTCCTCAG GAACTCTGTTCATGCCCAGCAATCTAAGCTGCCTCTGGCCACCATCTTCGCCATGTCTCTTTCTTCATCCAGCTCTGAAGTCAGTCTCCCAGACTGTGACCGTAGCTGCGAACttttaaagaaactggagaggg AACTCCAGAACAACTCCCTTTCTGACTTGGAACTCAGCAGCTCTCGGTTTTGTGGGTTTCGTGCCCGGAGTCTTGGGCAAGAGGACCTGTTCCTTAAGGGCCCCAGGATCTTCCAGAGTGACCTGTGA
- the Ccdc163 gene encoding transmembrane protein CCDC163 isoform X1, producing the protein MIRSPSWSDQLHAVLSSTDENMARIKQSLYPLRVSSTGDLADTWISPHHLPPQPGAQAQQPWALKTPILGERLSCPEAHSSSLWDEVTKLRSQLQTQAQVTEVLRHSVQRLLKDREQQKFKISALEASLKLLQEGPKGRALLEQRLEGLRKELQGLRSQVQELAQTQMKTRPGKFSTTSGFHQELQSEHQLLWEESEILREELKLLRDQLSQHQELLLKQMAEGHQVQARSWKTLEHLQSDQMDKVPTLEVARKEAHDAQKEESYLLRNSVHAQQSKLPLATIFAMSLSSSSSEVSLPDCDRSCELLKKLERELQNNSLSDLELSSSRFCGFRARSLGQEDLFLKGPRIFQSDL; encoded by the exons ATGATCAGGAGCCCTAGCTGGTCTGATCAGCTTCATGCGGTTCTCAGTTCAACTGATGAAAATATGGCCCGGATTAAG CAGAGTTTGTATCCCCTTCGCGTTTCCTCCACAG GGGACCTGGCTGACACCTGGATTTCCCCTCATCACTTACCTCCTCAGCCAGGGGCCCAAGCTCAACAGCCTTGGGCTCTAAAGACTCCCATTCTTGGAGAGAGACTGAGCTGTCCTGAAGCCCACAGCTCCTCTCTCTGGGATGAAGTTACTAAACTCCGATCCCAGCTTCAGACTCAGGCTCAG GTGACTGAGGTTCTAAGGCATTCTGTGCAGAGGCTGTTGAAGGATCGGGAGCagcagaagttcaagatcagtgCTTTAGAAG CATCACTAAAACTGCTGCAGGAGGGCCCAAAAGGGAGAGCCCTTCTGGAGCAACGCCTGGAAGGGTTGAGAAAGGAACTGCAGGGCCTTCGGAGTCAGGTTCAAGAGCTAGCCCAAACCCAAATGAAAACAAGACCAGGAAAGTTCAGCACTACCAGCGGCTTTCACCAAGAACTGCAGAGTGA GCACCAACTTTTGTGGGAAGAGTCAGAGATTCTTCGGGAGGAACTGAAGTTGCTTCGAGACCAGCTGA GCCAACATCAAGAGTTGTTGCTGAAACAGATGGCCGAGGGCCACCAGGTTCAGGCCCGAAGCTGGAAG ACATTGGAACACCTACAGAGTGACCAGATGGACAAGGTTCCTACCTTGGAGGTTGCCAGGAAAGAGGCCCATGATGCCCAGAAGGAAGAGTCCTACCTCCTCAG GAACTCTGTTCATGCCCAGCAATCTAAGCTGCCTCTGGCCACCATCTTCGCCATGTCTCTTTCTTCATCCAGCTCTGAAGTCAGTCTCCCAGACTGTGACCGTAGCTGCGAACttttaaagaaactggagaggg AACTCCAGAACAACTCCCTTTCTGACTTGGAACTCAGCAGCTCTCGGTTTTGTGGGTTTCGTGCCCGGAGTCTTGGGCAAGAGGACCTGTTCCTTAAGGGCCCCAGGATCTTCCAGAGTGACCTGTGA
- the Ccdc163 gene encoding transmembrane protein CCDC163 isoform X2 encodes MIRSPSWSDQLHAVLSSTDENMARIKSLYPLRVSSTGDLADTWISPHHLPPQPGAQAQQPWALKTPILGERLSCPEAHSSSLWDEVTKLRSQLQTQAQVTEVLRHSVQRLLKDREQQKFKISALEASLKLLQEGPKGRALLEQRLEGLRKELQGLRSQVQELAQTQMKTRPGKFSTTSGFHQELQSEHQLLWEESEILREELKLLRDQLSQHQELLLKQMAEGHQVQARSWKTLEHLQSDQMDKVPTLEVARKEAHDAQKEESYLLRNSVHAQQSKLPLATIFAMSLSSSSSEVSLPDCDRSCELLKKLERELQNNSLSDLELSSSRFCGFRARSLGQEDLFLKGPRIFQSDL; translated from the exons ATGATCAGGAGCCCTAGCTGGTCTGATCAGCTTCATGCGGTTCTCAGTTCAACTGATGAAAATATGGCCCGGATTAAG AGTTTGTATCCCCTTCGCGTTTCCTCCACAG GGGACCTGGCTGACACCTGGATTTCCCCTCATCACTTACCTCCTCAGCCAGGGGCCCAAGCTCAACAGCCTTGGGCTCTAAAGACTCCCATTCTTGGAGAGAGACTGAGCTGTCCTGAAGCCCACAGCTCCTCTCTCTGGGATGAAGTTACTAAACTCCGATCCCAGCTTCAGACTCAGGCTCAG GTGACTGAGGTTCTAAGGCATTCTGTGCAGAGGCTGTTGAAGGATCGGGAGCagcagaagttcaagatcagtgCTTTAGAAG CATCACTAAAACTGCTGCAGGAGGGCCCAAAAGGGAGAGCCCTTCTGGAGCAACGCCTGGAAGGGTTGAGAAAGGAACTGCAGGGCCTTCGGAGTCAGGTTCAAGAGCTAGCCCAAACCCAAATGAAAACAAGACCAGGAAAGTTCAGCACTACCAGCGGCTTTCACCAAGAACTGCAGAGTGA GCACCAACTTTTGTGGGAAGAGTCAGAGATTCTTCGGGAGGAACTGAAGTTGCTTCGAGACCAGCTGA GCCAACATCAAGAGTTGTTGCTGAAACAGATGGCCGAGGGCCACCAGGTTCAGGCCCGAAGCTGGAAG ACATTGGAACACCTACAGAGTGACCAGATGGACAAGGTTCCTACCTTGGAGGTTGCCAGGAAAGAGGCCCATGATGCCCAGAAGGAAGAGTCCTACCTCCTCAG GAACTCTGTTCATGCCCAGCAATCTAAGCTGCCTCTGGCCACCATCTTCGCCATGTCTCTTTCTTCATCCAGCTCTGAAGTCAGTCTCCCAGACTGTGACCGTAGCTGCGAACttttaaagaaactggagaggg AACTCCAGAACAACTCCCTTTCTGACTTGGAACTCAGCAGCTCTCGGTTTTGTGGGTTTCGTGCCCGGAGTCTTGGGCAAGAGGACCTGTTCCTTAAGGGCCCCAGGATCTTCCAGAGTGACCTGTGA
- the Ccdc163 gene encoding transmembrane protein CCDC163 isoform X4: protein MRFSVQLMKIWPGLRVCIPFAFPPQPGAQAQQPWALKTPILGERLSCPEAHSSSLWDEVTKLRSQLQTQAQVTEVLRHSVQRLLKDREQQKFKISALEASLKLLQEGPKGRALLEQRLEGLRKELQGLRSQVQELAQTQMKTRPGKFSTTSGFHQELQSEHQLLWEESEILREELKLLRDQLSQHQELLLKQMAEGHQVQARSWKTLEHLQSDQMDKVPTLEVARKEAHDAQKEESYLLRNSVHAQQSKLPLATIFAMSLSSSSSEVSLPDCDRSCELLKKLERELQNNSLSDLELSSSRFCGFRARSLGQEDLFLKGPRIFQSDL from the exons ATGCGGTTCTCAGTTCAACTGATGAAAATATGGCCCGGATTAAG AGTTTGTATCCCCTTCGCGTTTCCTCCACAG CCAGGGGCCCAAGCTCAACAGCCTTGGGCTCTAAAGACTCCCATTCTTGGAGAGAGACTGAGCTGTCCTGAAGCCCACAGCTCCTCTCTCTGGGATGAAGTTACTAAACTCCGATCCCAGCTTCAGACTCAGGCTCAG GTGACTGAGGTTCTAAGGCATTCTGTGCAGAGGCTGTTGAAGGATCGGGAGCagcagaagttcaagatcagtgCTTTAGAAG CATCACTAAAACTGCTGCAGGAGGGCCCAAAAGGGAGAGCCCTTCTGGAGCAACGCCTGGAAGGGTTGAGAAAGGAACTGCAGGGCCTTCGGAGTCAGGTTCAAGAGCTAGCCCAAACCCAAATGAAAACAAGACCAGGAAAGTTCAGCACTACCAGCGGCTTTCACCAAGAACTGCAGAGTGA GCACCAACTTTTGTGGGAAGAGTCAGAGATTCTTCGGGAGGAACTGAAGTTGCTTCGAGACCAGCTGA GCCAACATCAAGAGTTGTTGCTGAAACAGATGGCCGAGGGCCACCAGGTTCAGGCCCGAAGCTGGAAG ACATTGGAACACCTACAGAGTGACCAGATGGACAAGGTTCCTACCTTGGAGGTTGCCAGGAAAGAGGCCCATGATGCCCAGAAGGAAGAGTCCTACCTCCTCAG GAACTCTGTTCATGCCCAGCAATCTAAGCTGCCTCTGGCCACCATCTTCGCCATGTCTCTTTCTTCATCCAGCTCTGAAGTCAGTCTCCCAGACTGTGACCGTAGCTGCGAACttttaaagaaactggagaggg AACTCCAGAACAACTCCCTTTCTGACTTGGAACTCAGCAGCTCTCGGTTTTGTGGGTTTCGTGCCCGGAGTCTTGGGCAAGAGGACCTGTTCCTTAAGGGCCCCAGGATCTTCCAGAGTGACCTGTGA